From a region of the Rathayibacter sp. VKM Ac-2804 genome:
- a CDS encoding DUF3800 domain-containing protein: protein MPGRLDRMMYVDDSGHPASGLVVYGWIEFAPDHWAGVLRTWLDLRKRLWREFGIPHVQELHTTEYVNGRGRISKRIPERHVHSGAEYWKDFGREVAVECLQTLRSIEGLRVGAVWRRGRAQDIARTRQDTYAALVTRVERELAAEQSLGIIVMDGNGSDPSYRSTHRNLKLSERRVIEDAIHLDSRASQLVQMADLVAWSAYAHIERHPRNRFAWSWYSDHLSERDPSRAPCEV, encoded by the coding sequence ATGCCTGGGCGTCTCGATCGGATGATGTACGTGGACGACTCGGGCCATCCCGCCTCGGGGCTCGTCGTCTACGGCTGGATCGAGTTCGCTCCCGACCACTGGGCCGGAGTCCTCCGCACCTGGCTCGACCTGCGCAAGCGGCTGTGGCGGGAGTTCGGGATCCCCCACGTGCAGGAGCTGCACACGACCGAGTACGTCAACGGGCGGGGCCGCATCTCGAAGCGGATCCCGGAGAGGCACGTCCACTCGGGCGCGGAGTACTGGAAGGACTTCGGCCGCGAGGTCGCCGTCGAGTGCCTGCAGACCCTCCGATCGATCGAAGGACTCCGGGTCGGAGCCGTCTGGCGGAGAGGCCGGGCGCAGGACATCGCCCGCACGCGGCAGGACACCTACGCGGCACTCGTCACCCGGGTGGAACGAGAGCTCGCCGCCGAGCAGTCCCTCGGCATCATCGTGATGGACGGGAACGGCAGTGACCCGAGCTATCGGTCGACCCATCGGAACCTGAAGCTCTCGGAACGCCGAGTCATCGAGGATGCGATCCATCTGGACTCCCGCGCGTCCCAGCTCGTTCAGATGGCGGACCTCGTCGCCTGGTCCGCGTACGCCCACATCGAGCGGCACCCCCGCAACCGGTTCGCGTGGAGCTGGTACAGCGATCACCTGAGCGAGCGTGATCCGTCGAGGGCGCCGTGCGAGGTGTAG
- a CDS encoding ThuA domain-containing protein has protein sequence MTESTRAGGAPATALLLRGDGRYADPWHSFGETAAALARLLAARGCEVEVRGDVDRALADLGAGRVPLPGLLVVDVGQPRDGGASPLAEGAAALALLDRAAVPVLGVHVSATSFGDSPEWAALLGGRWVRGRTMHPEYGRASVAIEAGHPISNGLDDFEVDDERYSWLEVAPAARILATHEHEGERHPIAWALAREGGGRTVYDALGHDAASYSSAGHLRLLGRALDWLGV, from the coding sequence GTGACGGAGTCGACGCGCGCCGGGGGTGCGCCCGCGACCGCCCTGCTGCTGCGGGGGGACGGGCGGTACGCCGATCCGTGGCATTCCTTCGGGGAGACGGCGGCGGCGCTCGCCCGCCTGCTCGCGGCGCGCGGGTGCGAGGTGGAGGTGCGCGGCGACGTCGACCGGGCGCTCGCCGACCTCGGGGCCGGGCGGGTCCCGCTGCCGGGGCTGCTCGTCGTCGACGTCGGGCAGCCGCGGGACGGCGGGGCGAGCCCGCTCGCCGAGGGCGCGGCGGCGCTCGCGCTGCTCGACCGGGCGGCGGTGCCGGTGCTCGGGGTGCACGTCAGCGCGACGAGCTTCGGCGACTCGCCGGAGTGGGCGGCGCTCCTCGGTGGGCGCTGGGTGCGGGGGAGGACGATGCATCCGGAGTACGGACGTGCGAGCGTCGCGATCGAGGCCGGCCATCCGATCAGCAACGGGCTGGACGACTTCGAGGTGGACGACGAGCGCTACTCCTGGCTCGAGGTCGCGCCGGCCGCGCGGATCCTCGCGACGCACGAACACGAGGGGGAGCGGCACCCGATCGCCTGGGCCCTCGCGCGCGAGGGCGGCGGCCGCACCGTGTACGACGCGCTCGGGCACGACGCGGCGTCCTACTCCTCGGCGGGACACCTGCGGCTGCTCGGGCGGGCGCTCGACTGGCTCGGGGTCTGA
- a CDS encoding NAD(P)-binding domain-containing protein, with the protein MRIGFIGLGEAGALYAAAAAAHGDTVAGYDPAAPGTPEGVERTADLASAVSSADLVVVLTAASLSERIAADAAPHLRTGAVYADFTTASPATMEAVERVIDAAGARFADVAILGPVPAKGARTETIVSGAAAADVEAWLSALGAEVERIDGPAGVATSRKLLRSVLMKSLAAVVVEAVTAGRAAGCEPWVREQIAAQLSGDVEAKIERYETGSRKHAVRRSHEMASVVEYLTALDVPAEMSSASERFLQRLADEEAGGR; encoded by the coding sequence ATGCGCATCGGATTCATCGGACTCGGCGAGGCCGGAGCCCTCTACGCGGCGGCCGCCGCCGCCCACGGCGACACGGTGGCGGGCTACGACCCGGCCGCGCCCGGCACTCCCGAGGGGGTGGAGCGGACGGCGGACCTGGCGAGCGCCGTCTCCTCCGCCGACCTCGTCGTCGTGCTGACGGCGGCGTCGCTGAGCGAGCGGATCGCGGCCGACGCCGCCCCGCACCTGCGCACCGGCGCCGTCTACGCCGACTTCACCACCGCCTCCCCCGCCACGATGGAGGCGGTCGAGCGAGTGATCGACGCCGCGGGCGCCCGCTTCGCCGACGTCGCGATCCTCGGCCCGGTGCCCGCGAAGGGCGCGCGGACCGAGACCATCGTCAGCGGCGCCGCGGCGGCCGACGTCGAGGCCTGGCTGTCGGCGCTCGGCGCCGAGGTCGAGCGGATCGACGGCCCGGCCGGCGTCGCGACCTCGCGCAAGCTCCTGCGCAGCGTCCTGATGAAGAGCCTCGCGGCGGTCGTCGTCGAGGCCGTCACCGCCGGCCGCGCCGCCGGCTGCGAGCCGTGGGTGCGCGAGCAGATCGCCGCGCAGCTGTCGGGTGACGTCGAGGCGAAGATCGAGCGCTACGAGACCGGCAGCCGCAAGCACGCCGTCCGCCGCAGCCACGAGATGGCGTCCGTCGTCGAGTACCTCACCGCGCTCGACGTCCCGGCCGAGATGTCGTCGGCGTCGGAGCGCTTCCTGCAGCGGCTCGCGGACGAGGAGGCGGGCGGGCGCTGA
- a CDS encoding IclR family transcriptional regulator, translating into MAQTPADASASTVRSVDRALDLLELLERSHAPLRLVELSRGSGLQNATVLRILGSLQHRGLVATENGLYRLGPAALGMGHSYLATDPLIARARPVLQQLAGSTGLTASLYARIGDSRILTVRVDGQDPLRYQLPLGRRLPLHVGAGKNILAALPEDERDRILEGLGDTDTAAGERITVRELREQLEQVRRDGFHISINERETGVAAVSVPLPGASGDVIAAISASGPLETTSRAHLEAQVPELRRAANALQR; encoded by the coding sequence ATGGCCCAGACTCCCGCGGACGCGTCCGCCTCGACCGTGCGCAGCGTCGACCGCGCGCTCGACCTGCTCGAGCTCCTCGAGCGCAGCCACGCCCCGCTGCGGCTGGTGGAGCTCAGCCGCGGCTCGGGCCTGCAGAACGCGACCGTGCTGCGGATCCTCGGCTCGCTGCAGCACCGCGGTCTCGTCGCCACCGAGAACGGGCTCTACCGGCTGGGGCCGGCGGCGCTCGGGATGGGGCACAGCTACCTCGCCACCGACCCTCTGATCGCCCGGGCTCGACCGGTGCTGCAGCAGCTGGCCGGCAGCACCGGTCTGACCGCCTCGCTCTACGCGCGGATCGGCGACTCCCGGATCCTCACGGTCCGCGTCGACGGGCAGGACCCGCTGCGCTACCAGCTCCCGCTCGGCCGGCGACTCCCGCTGCACGTGGGCGCCGGGAAGAACATCCTGGCCGCCCTGCCGGAGGACGAGCGCGACCGGATCCTCGAGGGGCTCGGCGACACCGACACCGCGGCCGGCGAGCGGATCACGGTCCGGGAGCTGCGCGAGCAGCTCGAGCAGGTCCGCCGCGACGGCTTCCACATCTCCATCAACGAACGCGAGACCGGCGTCGCCGCCGTGAGCGTGCCCCTGCCGGGCGCCTCCGGTGACGTGATCGCCGCGATCTCGGCCTCGGGCCCCCTCGAGACCACCTCCCGCGCCCACCTCGAGGCGCAGGTGCCAGAACTGCGCCGAGCGGCGAACGCCCTCCAGCGCTGA
- a CDS encoding methyltransferase codes for MTDRSLLERFAALPVANVGDSMDRLGVVDAAIRPVWRGARLAGPAFTVEVAGGDNAGIHEAIGRLSPGDVLVVNGHGVQDRALVGELIGERLRKVGCIGIVIDGALRDVDDLEEMGFPAFARAVSPAGPYKNGPFRIGVPVAIGSVVVSPGDLVLGDSDGLAVVPRREAEAVLERAEAKHATETATRKSILAGP; via the coding sequence ATGACCGACAGATCCCTCCTCGAGCGCTTCGCCGCCCTCCCCGTCGCCAACGTCGGCGACTCGATGGACCGCCTCGGCGTCGTCGACGCCGCGATCCGCCCCGTCTGGCGCGGCGCCCGCCTGGCCGGCCCCGCCTTCACGGTGGAGGTCGCCGGCGGCGACAACGCCGGCATCCACGAGGCGATCGGCCGGCTCAGCCCGGGCGACGTGCTCGTCGTCAACGGCCACGGCGTGCAGGACCGCGCGCTCGTCGGCGAGCTGATCGGCGAGCGGCTGCGCAAGGTCGGCTGCATCGGCATCGTGATCGACGGGGCCCTGCGCGACGTCGACGACCTGGAGGAGATGGGCTTCCCGGCCTTCGCCCGCGCGGTCAGCCCGGCCGGCCCCTACAAGAACGGGCCGTTCCGGATCGGCGTGCCCGTCGCGATCGGCTCGGTCGTGGTCTCCCCCGGCGACCTCGTCCTCGGCGACTCGGACGGCCTCGCGGTCGTCCCGCGCCGCGAGGCCGAGGCCGTGCTGGAGCGGGCGGAGGCCAAGCACGCCACCGAGACCGCGACCCGGAAGAGCATCCTGGCGGGGCCGTGA
- a CDS encoding TRAP transporter large permease subunit, with protein sequence MGLAVWALIAYIAVIVIWSVALKRGIGEAMVVGFLVVCAFGGGDFLRLVLVGMQAAFDQEIVFAALAFTFIGFLLASTGVIDRQVDLLNSLLGRLRGGAGYVATVGSALFGAVAHSGSANAATMGSVAIPWMKRSNWPPHVAATLIAGNAGNGTVIPPSASFFILIGTATVAPYISIDQLLLAMFAAAAWCILWRLIVVFYFVRKYKIGRVAAADILPFAKSFRRGWTSLLVFLGIVIPVVVTLGPTGEALIGVLGADVMDTVSIIVWIPVLLGLFAAALGWRGLPKSGREWYGFVAKTAPRYRDIGATLVFAFAGGAVLTELGLAEQLSSVLNGLNASPVVMSVIVAVMVVLVAGPLSSTATIATIGGIGFSVLVASGVDPVLAACVVLVAASTEGASPPGASAIYIATGIAQVNPVKTFVPLIVLYVLPILLIAALIGPGWLPVPH encoded by the coding sequence ATGGGGTTGGCTGTCTGGGCCCTCATCGCGTACATCGCGGTCATCGTGATCTGGAGCGTCGCGCTCAAGCGCGGCATCGGCGAGGCCATGGTGGTCGGCTTCCTGGTCGTCTGCGCCTTCGGCGGCGGCGACTTCCTCCGCCTGGTGCTGGTCGGCATGCAGGCCGCCTTCGACCAGGAGATCGTGTTCGCCGCGCTGGCCTTCACCTTCATCGGCTTCCTGCTCGCCTCCACCGGGGTCATCGACCGGCAGGTCGACCTGCTGAACTCGCTGCTCGGCCGCCTCCGTGGCGGGGCGGGCTACGTCGCCACCGTCGGCTCGGCGCTGTTCGGCGCGGTCGCGCACTCCGGATCCGCGAACGCGGCGACCATGGGCTCGGTCGCGATCCCGTGGATGAAGCGCTCGAACTGGCCGCCGCACGTGGCCGCGACGCTGATCGCCGGGAACGCGGGCAACGGCACCGTGATCCCGCCGAGCGCCTCGTTCTTCATCCTGATCGGCACCGCCACGGTCGCGCCGTACATCTCGATCGACCAGCTGCTGCTCGCGATGTTCGCCGCCGCCGCCTGGTGCATCCTCTGGCGCCTGATCGTCGTCTTCTACTTCGTCCGCAAGTACAAGATCGGCCGCGTCGCCGCCGCCGACATCCTGCCGTTCGCGAAGTCGTTCCGCCGCGGCTGGACCTCGCTGCTCGTCTTCCTCGGCATCGTCATCCCCGTGGTCGTCACTCTCGGCCCCACCGGCGAGGCACTGATCGGCGTGCTCGGCGCGGACGTCATGGACACGGTCAGCATCATCGTCTGGATCCCCGTGCTGCTCGGCCTCTTCGCCGCCGCGCTGGGCTGGCGCGGCCTGCCGAAGTCGGGCCGGGAGTGGTACGGCTTCGTCGCGAAGACGGCGCCCCGCTACCGCGACATCGGCGCCACCCTGGTCTTCGCCTTCGCCGGCGGTGCCGTGCTCACCGAGCTCGGCCTGGCCGAGCAGCTCTCCAGCGTGCTCAACGGGCTGAACGCCTCGCCCGTCGTGATGTCGGTGATCGTCGCCGTGATGGTCGTCCTGGTCGCCGGGCCGCTGAGCTCGACCGCGACCATCGCCACGATCGGCGGCATCGGCTTCAGCGTCCTCGTCGCCTCGGGCGTCGATCCGGTGCTCGCCGCGTGCGTCGTCCTCGTCGCCGCCTCGACCGAGGGCGCCTCCCCGCCCGGTGCCTCCGCGATCTACATCGCGACCGGCATCGCGCAGGTGAACCCGGTGAAGACGTTCGTCCCGCTGATCGTGCTCTACGTCCTCCCGATCCTGCTCATCGCCGCCCTCATCGGGCCGGGCTGGCTGCCGGTGCCGCACTGA
- a CDS encoding TraM recognition domain-containing protein: MVHFASGTRAMNAKTDASFDGKGQELLSDLLLAAAAGNRPISDVLLWLTSVEDETPVELLHDTGYPTNARAVRGIMNTADKARDGIYSTAQGMAVCLKSAATAEWVNARPNDTRPQFVPETFVTSTQTLSSLSQEGAGTAGPLVTALTAATIEAAEEHAARSRGGRLATPLVAVLDEAASVCRWKDLPDLYSHYGSRGIPIMAVFQSWSQGVGVFGKEGMLKLWSAANVKLYAGGVAEDEFLRTLSELIGTYDKETTSASYNKGVRSTTSALRREKILEVADLTSMGRGRAIMLSSGSRAALVDTVPWYNGPKEQVAAINASIAAHDASSGPANAAPVSPVVTVMPPLEAQPAAELDVEQGSENRSA; the protein is encoded by the coding sequence GTGGTGCACTTCGCCTCCGGCACCCGGGCGATGAATGCGAAGACCGACGCCTCCTTCGACGGCAAGGGCCAAGAGCTGCTGTCCGATCTGCTGCTCGCGGCCGCGGCCGGGAATCGGCCGATCAGCGACGTGCTGCTCTGGCTGACCTCCGTCGAGGACGAGACGCCCGTCGAGCTCCTGCACGACACCGGCTACCCGACGAACGCGCGAGCGGTCCGCGGCATCATGAACACCGCCGACAAGGCCCGGGACGGGATCTACTCGACCGCGCAGGGCATGGCCGTGTGCTTGAAGAGCGCCGCGACCGCCGAATGGGTGAACGCCCGCCCGAACGACACCCGCCCGCAGTTCGTCCCCGAGACGTTCGTCACGTCGACCCAGACGCTGTCCTCGCTGTCGCAGGAGGGCGCCGGCACCGCCGGCCCGCTCGTCACCGCCCTGACCGCCGCGACCATCGAGGCCGCGGAGGAACACGCCGCGCGTTCACGCGGAGGCCGCCTCGCAACGCCGCTCGTCGCCGTTCTCGATGAGGCCGCGAGCGTCTGCCGGTGGAAGGACCTCCCCGACCTGTACTCGCACTACGGCTCCCGCGGAATCCCGATCATGGCCGTGTTCCAGTCCTGGTCCCAGGGCGTCGGCGTGTTCGGCAAGGAGGGCATGCTCAAGCTCTGGTCCGCCGCGAACGTGAAGCTCTACGCGGGCGGAGTCGCGGAAGACGAATTCCTGCGCACCCTCTCCGAGCTGATCGGCACCTACGACAAGGAGACCACCTCCGCCAGCTACAACAAGGGCGTCCGCTCCACCACCTCAGCGCTGCGCCGAGAAAAGATCCTCGAAGTCGCGGACCTCACCAGCATGGGCCGCGGACGCGCGATCATGCTCTCCTCCGGCTCCCGTGCGGCCCTGGTCGACACGGTGCCCTGGTACAACGGCCCGAAGGAGCAGGTCGCCGCGATTAACGCCTCCATCGCCGCGCACGATGCGAGCAGCGGACCGGCGAACGCCGCGCCGGTGTCGCCCGTCGTGACGGTGATGCCCCCGCTCGAGGCGCAGCCGGCGGCGGAGCTCGACGTGGAGCAGGGCTCGGAGAACCGGAGCGCGTGA
- a CDS encoding DUF4913 domain-containing protein has product MSDEDVFDVEPDPFSAPARVVDVRPEPAQAAEDEVPPTYFGSADEWVRKFLLPPYRRRVTAKGQNGGERWAAQWWGCVEALTRIEALWRMWEEVRTSPADLSAYWISHLDIHMKVLLSHTGPFATSMDENRAGDMLPYTAPPIGMFPPDQLG; this is encoded by the coding sequence ATGAGCGACGAGGACGTGTTCGACGTCGAGCCGGATCCGTTCTCGGCGCCCGCTCGAGTGGTCGACGTGCGACCGGAGCCGGCGCAGGCGGCGGAGGACGAAGTGCCACCGACGTACTTCGGCTCGGCCGACGAGTGGGTGCGGAAGTTCCTCCTGCCCCCCTACCGGCGCCGCGTGACGGCCAAGGGCCAGAACGGCGGAGAGCGGTGGGCAGCCCAGTGGTGGGGCTGCGTGGAGGCGCTGACCCGCATCGAAGCGCTCTGGCGGATGTGGGAGGAAGTTCGCACGAGTCCTGCGGATCTGAGCGCCTACTGGATCAGCCACCTCGACATACACATGAAGGTGCTGCTCTCACACACGGGTCCGTTCGCGACGTCGATGGATGAAAACCGGGCCGGCGACATGCTGCCGTACACCGCACCCCCTATTGGAATGTTCCCACCGGACCAGCTGGGCTGA
- a CDS encoding matrixin family metalloprotease — MTAVFLGLALAMAAWISISPPSSARPPTPDRASSPAPRLPVPEASTVVEGTDYSFSGRVDGQPVRWSCEARIEIGSIGQVPPATAAALDEVVSVLREATGLDLVIATDDSADITLRFSALDASVDGMSFPGPTTLGVARAQWSGNGIIDSAQILVRNDDATADPASSTGRHVLLHELGHALGLGHTAAERPEIMAPTVDAAHIGGLGPGDRYALAMVGC, encoded by the coding sequence TTGACTGCCGTCTTCCTCGGCTTGGCGCTCGCGATGGCGGCCTGGATCTCGATCTCGCCACCCTCGTCCGCACGCCCGCCGACGCCCGACCGCGCTTCCTCTCCGGCGCCGCGGCTTCCAGTACCTGAAGCGAGCACTGTCGTCGAAGGAACCGACTACTCCTTCAGCGGTCGCGTCGACGGTCAACCCGTCCGCTGGTCCTGCGAGGCGAGGATCGAGATCGGGTCCATCGGTCAGGTGCCTCCCGCAACCGCTGCTGCCCTCGACGAGGTGGTCAGCGTCCTCCGAGAGGCGACCGGACTCGACCTGGTCATCGCGACCGACGACTCCGCAGACATCACTCTCCGGTTCAGCGCCCTCGACGCCTCGGTGGACGGGATGTCTTTCCCCGGGCCGACCACCCTCGGTGTCGCGCGGGCCCAATGGTCCGGAAACGGCATCATCGACAGTGCACAGATCCTCGTCCGCAACGACGACGCCACGGCCGACCCCGCGAGCTCAACCGGCAGACACGTACTCCTCCATGAGCTCGGCCACGCGCTGGGGCTGGGCCACACGGCCGCGGAAAGGCCAGAAATTATGGCGCCGACAGTAGATGCGGCACACATCGGCGGGCTGGGTCCCGGCGATCGATACGCGCTGGCGATGGTCGGATGCTGA